TTCTTAATAGTTACAAGAaactattattatgaataattaGGCTATATCACTGCATTAAAAAATGACCTATCTAAATGACATATAACATTAGCATACAGAATTGTTTAGCTCATATTTTGTAAAAATAGTAAATCAGCATTATCATTACATAGGAAATCATTGCTGTATCTTATTATTAGAGCACTAAAGATATGAATTTGTAGTATAttgcataaaaaaaatacacatcTTTGAGCTACTTATAACAATCTAAAATGTGCCTCTTGTATCTAAACATCTGTCTTTTTCGACTACAGACAAACACGGAATTCGTATTTTGGCGCTTCAACCACTAATGCACAATTAATCGAAAGAACAGTTTCGCTTTATCATACATTCAGTGAATATTCAACTCGCTATTTTTACAAATATCTCAAGATAATtgaaaaagtataaaaaaaGTTGATTTATTTGTTACATTTAAGGGAATTACTCAGTTATGTTTTAGATCCTGAAAAGTGTTGAACTTACGAATCAGTCATTATTTGTGTACTTCGCCATGTAACTTATTTATCAATTTATAATTTAGTATCCACACCTTCCATTTACTTGGGttcttttttatattgtatatgtgCGTACGGGTATTACGAAATATCGTAAAAATTTCTACTCTTGGTTCATGAAAAAAGTATCGTTCGCTAATATCACACAGTATGATGATTACATTATAATAACGTATACACTGAGACTATTATTGAGAATTAAACTTAAAGAAAGTTGTGTGGCACTAACAAATACATATTATATGGAAATTATACAATATCATTTCATAGAGCTTAAATTTTTATCCATTACAGATACTGTCATTTAATTATAGAAATGATCAATGCATATACGAATACTTTATGTAATGAGTAATAAGCTAAATTTCTGTTTTAATTCTGAATCATAAATGGCACGTGTCGTTTGCACATCTTAACATAAACGAAATTATCCACATTCGTTCTACTCAACGTTAAAAATGCATTTTGATATAGTACCACTAATTTCAAGATTATTTAATTGTTTTAAAAACATGACACTCCTTAAATACATAATCAAAACTATTGTCAAAGTTTGATAGTTTCTTGTGAATACTTGTAATACTATATTTCTAATACAACTTCTATGATAATTATCCTATATTCTTAATACCAAGTGGATCGCACAATGGCAGTTAAGAAAAATTATGAAGAGGATTGCAATCGTGTTTTCTTTACAAGGATTATAAAACGTACGAGAATTGTTATCGCGTGATTGAAAAAATTTCTCTGCTTTATTCACTCCTGTCTTTTTGTTTTCTTAACTTAATTTGTTATATTGTAATCTGAGTACTTCTATTCGTAGTTTAAAATTCAGAAAATCGTTCGCGCACTGTTACCTTCTGTTCAAGAGGGGCAAActtttgtaaatattattttacctaTAAATATCTCTTACCACGTACACATCGATATCGAAATATTTTCGCTTACGTCGTGGTTCTTAACTTAGAAATAAATTACGGCTCGAACAGCTAGGTTTAAATTCATTTTATCTTACTGCTTTATTTTAATGACCTACTAACGgcgctcaatcttcactcatcctgTAACCaaaattatttcttaaaaaattaGAACATTTTGCTAATTTGCTATAATGAAATACAGCATTAAGCAAATAATGAAATGCAGCATTAAGCAGTTACAATCAAATTCACTACCTACCCATTCGTGCTCCTCCACACCTTCCATATGATCTTGTTCCAATGAGCATTGTATTACATCTCCCACAAAGTTGCTCATAGTTTTTTGGATCTACCATACACACAGTAAGTAATACACTCAGAGAAAATAAAATACAGAgttacaaaatatttttctttagaaagaaaaaaaagtttAAAGCATGTTGCATTCACAAATTCAAACAGCAAGTGTTTCAAATTAGTTTCATAGAAAGTATTTCAAGAAATCGTATTCTATAATATTTTCGAAGCTTTATAATgcaaaattaaatgaaaaatgCGAAGAAACACACACTCGATCTTGTAAATTATAAAAGAAAGAAGTAGCACTCTGCAATTTTTATATCACGCCGTGTATTACAATACTTCATATAACTCATGctcaatatatgtataaatattatCGTACCTCCTCTTGCTTAGCTTTCACATCTGGATTCCATCCAAGTCTGTTAAAGGGCTGCGCAGATACAGAAAATGGAGTCGTAGATTGTTTTGCCACAATCGGCGCAGTAACTACACCTTGTCCTTGATTATCAGTTACTGTGAAGTCagaataaattaaataattgtttaaggggaggtttcaatctagaacttcaaaaattcgattttttttttagatttttcactTCTTTGATGATTCAAGAATATTTAGTTAGAAGAAAATTTCAGAATTGTAAGTATTACTGAAGTTATAGGTTTTTAGGTGGCAGCTGCCGCATGAGTTTAATACCAGCAGCTCAACttcaaatataaatacacagcagTAAGTCTGAATCAATAATTACTAAATTATTGCTTGTTGAATCGAATTAAATCTTACTGaaacaaattaaattaaaatataaaactttACTCACGGTTATCCATGCCAGGTGGTTTCAAGCTTATTCTGTACGCTTGTTTGTTAGCTCCGCTGAACCATTCAGTAGCAGTTAGCGTTGGTTTCCATGTAACTTTAGTCGGTGGGAACAGATCATCTTGAAATAGTTCACTCTGTAATAGATAACATACATTAtgcttctttcttttttaaaatttttagataattatCTATTGAACGTACCTTTATACGCGGAACAGTAAAACTTAAGGGTTCTATTGTGTTATTTGTTAATCTCAGAGCCGATGCAAATTCTACGCTAGCAACATCGCACTTGTTTTTAGGAAGAAATGATAGACCTTGATGTAAACTGCTACATCGATGATGACTAAGTGGACAACAGTAGGGAGGTTCTTCTGTCACTTCAAAGGCATATATTGTAGAATCACCCTGAAAGGCATTTAAATGAAAAACAAATTGTTCTCATTGTTTTAAGCTCTTACAAGCTTTAAACTACTTACGCGTCCTGTTAAGAAAAGGGTTGAACTGTCTTCGTCATAGTAGGGCATTAAAATTGCAGGCGATACATCCAATCCAACTGTAGTTAGTGGAGTATTGAGATTATCAGTTTTAAATACGTATATCTGTCTCTCTGAAACTCTGTAAGAAAATATTGCaattaaagtataattaaaCCCTCAAAATTATTTCAACTATAACGTACTTGTCGAAACCCATTACAACGAGGAATTGTCCTTTCAATGCCCAAATTACTCGCGCGCCTCTTGTTCCGACAGGTCCCTTTCCACACTTCACCGGCACATCGCTAGATCTTGGTTTATAGATTCTTAACTTTCCATCTTTACACGCACTTGCTAAATATTGGCCACAAGGTGACCATGCAAGACTAAAGATTTGATCGGTGTGTCCCATTAAAGTTATTTTCGCGACTGCCACTTCGCTAGACGACAGGAGCGTCAGATCCCAAATTTTTACAGTCATATCATAAGAAGCTGATGCCAGAACATCAGATGCCAAAGGATGAAACTTGATCAAGTATATTTTATCAGTGTGGGCTTTTATAATGTGTTTCGGTTCATTTGTTGGTTCTGAAAGCCCAGATTCTGGAATCTCCCACAGTCGAATCATTCCATCATCGCAGGCTATTAACAAGTGATAATTATTTTAATGTGTATATTACGCAACTGACTATGAGAATATAAATATTGTTATTTCCCTTACCGACTGCTAATTGTTGATTGTCAAATGGATTCCACTGGAAATCCATTACAGTGGTACCATGCACTAATGCTGGCATTACACCATCTGGTAATCTTCCAGTTTTCTTCAGTTCTAAGACGGCTATTTTTCCACCTGGTCCACTTAGTGGCACAGCAACGCGATCGGGATTGGCTGCAAGTATATTGATCCaggaatatataaatataaatgcatcgtaaaaaatgcaataaaatatgaTTATTAATTACCATGGAAACCATCGCATTCCCCAGATATCTGTCGGCTAATATTTCGTATATTTTCGATATGTGTAGATTTGTGGCCAGGTGTACCTTTCAAATGACGGAATTTCGATACTCTTCCTGTACATAAAAGATATTATTTCTACATTAATGGGAGGTTCCGGTCTAGagctttcaaaaattcaattctttatttttttttttagatttttcatTTCTTTGATATTTCAAAAATGTGTAGTTAaaaggaaatttgaaaattctaaaaattactAAACTTATAGACTTGTGTCTATAAGTGTCTTATGTGTCTTTAAAGAGTGGTACCAGTCTAGACCTTTCAAAAACTCGATTTTTTAAAGATTTGTTACTTCTTTGGTGTTTTAAAAATATGCACTTAAAAGGAGattttaaaattctaaaaataacAACAGTTATAAGCTTTAAGTGGTACCTGTCCACTATCAGTAACTCAACTTTAAACATGTTTTTCTCCAAGCATCATTTCTCGAATTGGTAGAATAAAAATCTCAAAAGTGAACCGTTCAATTTAAATGAAACTTTTCtaaattaaagaatatatatttTCGCAGGCAGTGAACTTGTAATATTTTGAGTTTTTccaaatttattaatttttaacaaacgtaaaattgtgaaaaaattgattaaaaagtGATTTTGGACTTTAAAGTCTCAGAAAAtgataaaacaaaattttttgtTCACTTTCATAAGTTCACTGCCTCGAAAATTTCATACGTTTTAAAAATAGATTAAGTAGTTCAGATTTACAGTCGAGATGTTAGATATCCTACCGTTCAAAGAGCATATTTCGAGGGCTATTTcttatataattaaaaaatacacaataaagtaCCGAAAACTATAAACTGTCGTCTTGGTTAGTTTGTCATAGAAAAATTCCTAACAATGATTTTTTTTCATAGCCTCTTAGACTGGAACCTTTCCTTAATACATAACTATCTTGTGCCTTTTGTAATGAACATTATCATAAAGGTATTCAGAAATTACCAAATACAGTTGATGTCCTTTTAGGAGTGGGTGCTGTAGTATCCACTTTTTCCATACGTGCATCCACACTTTGCTGGCGCAACATAGAAACAACTTTCTTCACCTCATCTTCTTTGATCACTTCGCTTTTCGTTTTGAAAGAATCTCTGCGTCTCATCGTCGGCGATCCCATTGCCTTCTCAGCCAAATTTCCATCAGTCACAGATACAGAACGACTTTCATAAAGCCGTCGTCTCTCAGCAATTGAATTTCTATTTGCGTTACCACGTTCAAAATTTCCGATATCCTCGTTTTCAGGTGATTCATCTTTAACTTTTATTTCGAAAACTTTGCGTCTCTCTGCCGTGCTTGGAGTTTTCGGTTTATAACCCGAATCGCTCGAATTGGCATCCTCCTCCAACGAACTGGAATCACTTTTTCCATTCTCTGTCTCCTTCATGCGTTCACTGTTAAAAGGTGGCGATTTCTCTGGTTCTgcgttattttctatttggttatttatatcattttgATAACCATTAGTGTCGCTATTCGGTGCAATAGGAACAGAGAAAATCTTGTCGAATGAGAATTCTTGGCTACCAGATTTTGCTTGGAATGGTTTTGGTCCAAGTCGGGGCTAAAAACATGAGAAATACTGTGCGTTACTTAGTGTTAACTCGAAGTTTATCTACAATAAATTATTTGTGACGACGTATCATGATTCTaatgaaataaatgaaataatggaATATATAACTACTACAGCACGCGATATCATCACGCATACAGAAGTAGAACATTTCTTTTCATAACGCTATTAGTTTTTTATGCCCAAGTTACAACCTTGTATCCACCGATCGCATTAGGATTCACAGACGTAACTACTGAGCCTGGATTTGGAGAAACGCGCGGCCTTGCAACTGGCTTCGGTTCATCCTCAGAAATGCTGTTAGTTCTTGACGCTCTTGGAAGAGGCTTCGGTGGAACTGGCTGTCCTCCATTTTGAACTTTATTTTTATCTTCATTGTTTTCCACTTTCTTTGGCTCTTCGATCTTCTCAATGTCGTTATCAGGCGATGGATCTTTCTCGTTTGCTACTTGAGTTTTCGCATAGACCTTCGAGACGGGGATGGACGCCGGCTTTGGTTGCTTTTGTTCCACTTTTATTTCTCGTTCATTTTCTTTGAGTATGGTTAAGTTTCCCTTGTGTACCTAAAGGTACGGTAAATTCCTTAATGACGCAAACTATTTAAGCAAAGCTAGTGAAGTCCAAGTTttaaatttgttaattttactTCTACATTTCGATTTTCTTATAACAGAACACGTAACTTCTACAAGCTTTCACTCATACATACACACTATTTGCACATTTT
The sequence above is a segment of the Calliopsis andreniformis isolate RMS-2024a chromosome 3, iyCalAndr_principal, whole genome shotgun sequence genome. Coding sequences within it:
- the Pod1 gene encoding coronin — encoded protein: MAWRFKASKYKNAAPIVPKPEACIRDISVGSYQTYGNNIAASAAFMAFNVDHNGSSLAVLPLEDCGRKSKTMPLLHAHADTVTDMDFSPFHDGLLATGSQDCLVKLWHIPETGLEESLCNPECTFSHRQRRVEAVCWHPAAEHLLTTVSYTNLSLWDVISQQELFSNSDHTEVIQSLSWKQDGVLLATSCKDKQVRIIDPRASNCIVNSCSSHQSIKDSRIVWLNDSDRILTTGFDAARLRQVYIRDLRCLNEPVKTLELDCSTGILMPLFDPDTNMLFLAGKGDTTILYMEVMDKDPFLVEGIRHSGEQTKGVCLVPKRALNVMQAEVNRLLQLTSNMVIPIMYQVPRKTYRDFHADIYPDTAGCVAQNNAAAWIKGHNAPVPKISLDPAKRNKGEEPITVHKGNLTILKENEREIKVEQKQPKPASIPVSKVYAKTQVANEKDPSPDNDIEKIEEPKKVENNEDKNKVQNGGQPVPPKPLPRASRTNSISEDEPKPVARPRVSPNPGSVVTSVNPNAIGGYKPRLGPKPFQAKSGSQEFSFDKIFSVPIAPNSDTNGYQNDINNQIENNAEPEKSPPFNSERMKETENGKSDSSSLEEDANSSDSGYKPKTPSTAERRKVFEIKVKDESPENEDIGNFERGNANRNSIAERRRLYESRSVSVTDGNLAEKAMGSPTMRRRDSFKTKSEVIKEDEVKKVVSMLRQQSVDARMEKVDTTAPTPKRTSTVFGRVSKFRHLKGTPGHKSTHIENIRNISRQISGECDGFHANPDRVAVPLSGPGGKIAVLELKKTGRLPDGVMPALVHGTTVMDFQWNPFDNQQLAVACDDGMIRLWEIPESGLSEPTNEPKHIIKAHTDKIYLIKFHPLASDVLASASYDMTVKIWDLTLLSSSEVAVAKITLMGHTDQIFSLAWSPCGQYLASACKDGKLRIYKPRSSDVPVKCGKGPVGTRGARVIWALKGQFLVVMGFDKVSERQIYVFKTDNLNTPLTTVGLDVSPAILMPYYDEDSSTLFLTGRGDSTIYAFEVTEEPPYCCPLSHHRCSSLHQGLSFLPKNKCDVASVEFASALRLTNNTIEPLSFTVPRIKSELFQDDLFPPTKVTWKPTLTATEWFSGANKQAYRISLKPPGMDNLTDNQGQGVVTAPIVAKQSTTPFSVSAQPFNRLGWNPDVKAKQEEIQKTMSNFVGDVIQCSLEQDHMEGVEEHEWDE